A single Thermaerobacter sp. FW80 DNA region contains:
- a CDS encoding ribonuclease H-like domain-containing protein, translated as MSRLEELRALHAQGRLVLKARGRPEAGSRGGAPPATGSAPGGSGPVSCTPVTASPAAGASLAAGAGPVPVPGDAADGTAPGGPPAADGPGHPFTPSPTPAGTAWCWRTVYPAAFAHGSGTPATWYRDLRRSLAVLAAVAGPVRSRQPAPAAVEQLLFLDLETTGLAVGAGHRPFLAGLAWFDAGGAGTGDRGGEPRGAGTPGGGPGSPGAAEDQAVAEAVGPVLVVEQYLVPDLEPETERAWLAAIARRLAEHPWLVTFNGRGFDWPMLETRWHWHRRTAPAPAGHLDLLYPARRLWAGPAQRVNLRALESRLLGVQRQGDVQGAEIPERFARFLRRREGPHPEAPMPPPPDPAGTTGASGRPRDGAPDPARRGPVPAAGDGAAETLDPLLPVLRHNLVDLLSLVGIAAWLGGWLLAGPPGARRWDEALAAGREWERIDPDVATRWYERALVLARGRGAVAAVARRLVPLYRRQRRWGDAVAVQAALCDAHHPLAPVEPWLDLAELWLRAGQRQRAAACLDQAERLWERRRRLPVAGTPRPPEVAARAQDAATAQGRDGAPPPAPAAAFPPPPAARAAPSRDARSTAPSRVERRIAHLRQRLTAGPDGTQARAL; from the coding sequence ATGAGCCGGCTCGAGGAGCTCCGCGCGCTCCACGCCCAGGGACGACTGGTGCTCAAGGCCCGCGGCCGGCCGGAGGCCGGCTCGCGGGGCGGGGCGCCCCCGGCGACCGGGTCGGCGCCCGGGGGATCCGGTCCGGTGAGCTGCACGCCCGTGACAGCGAGCCCGGCAGCCGGGGCCTCCCTCGCCGCCGGGGCCGGGCCGGTCCCGGTCCCAGGCGATGCCGCGGACGGGACCGCCCCAGGGGGACCGCCGGCCGCCGACGGCCCCGGCCATCCCTTCACGCCCTCGCCGACGCCCGCGGGGACCGCCTGGTGCTGGCGCACGGTCTACCCGGCCGCCTTCGCTCACGGGAGCGGGACCCCGGCCACGTGGTATCGCGACCTCCGCCGCTCCCTGGCCGTGCTGGCCGCGGTGGCGGGACCCGTCCGCAGCCGGCAGCCAGCGCCCGCCGCGGTGGAGCAGCTCCTCTTCCTCGACCTGGAGACCACCGGCCTGGCGGTGGGCGCCGGCCACCGCCCCTTCCTCGCGGGGTTGGCCTGGTTCGACGCCGGCGGGGCGGGGACCGGCGACCGGGGGGGAGAGCCGCGGGGCGCCGGCACGCCGGGCGGGGGGCCGGGGAGCCCCGGGGCCGCGGAGGATCAGGCCGTCGCCGAGGCGGTCGGGCCGGTGCTGGTCGTCGAGCAGTACCTGGTGCCGGACCTGGAGCCCGAGACGGAGCGGGCCTGGCTGGCCGCCATCGCGCGCCGGCTGGCCGAGCACCCGTGGCTGGTCACCTTCAACGGCCGCGGCTTCGACTGGCCCATGCTGGAGACGCGCTGGCACTGGCACCGGCGGACGGCACCGGCACCCGCCGGCCACCTCGACCTGCTCTACCCGGCCCGCCGGCTGTGGGCCGGGCCGGCGCAGCGGGTGAACCTGCGGGCGCTGGAGAGCCGGCTGCTGGGCGTCCAGCGCCAGGGCGACGTCCAGGGCGCCGAGATCCCGGAGCGCTTCGCCCGCTTCCTGCGTCGACGGGAGGGCCCGCACCCCGAGGCGCCGATGCCCCCTCCCCCGGACCCTGCGGGGACGACCGGCGCCTCCGGCCGGCCGCGGGACGGCGCACCGGATCCCGCCCGGCGCGGGCCCGTCCCGGCGGCGGGGGACGGGGCGGCGGAGACCCTGGACCCCTTGCTTCCCGTCCTGCGCCACAACCTGGTGGACCTGCTCTCGCTGGTGGGCATCGCCGCGTGGCTCGGCGGCTGGCTGCTGGCCGGGCCGCCCGGTGCGCGCCGCTGGGATGAGGCCCTGGCCGCCGGGCGGGAGTGGGAGCGCATCGACCCCGACGTGGCGACGCGGTGGTACGAGCGCGCCCTGGTCCTGGCCCGCGGCCGCGGGGCGGTGGCGGCGGTGGCCCGCCGGCTGGTCCCCCTCTACCGCCGGCAACGGCGCTGGGGCGATGCCGTCGCCGTGCAGGCCGCCCTGTGCGACGCCCACCACCCGCTGGCACCGGTGGAGCCATGGCTCGACCTGGCGGAGCTGTGGCTGCGGGCAGGGCAGCGCCAGCGGGCGGCCGCCTGCCTGGATCAGGCCGAGCGGCTGTGGGAGCGGCGAAGGCGGCTGCCCGTGGCCGGGACGCCCCGGCCGCCGGAGGTGGCCGCCCGGGCGCAGGACGCCGCCACCGCTCAGGGCCGGGACGGCGCCCCGCCGCCGGCGCCGGCGGCGGCTTTCCCGCCGCCGCCGGCGGCCCGGGCCGCGCCGAGCCGGGACGCGCGGAGCACAGCCCCCTCCCGGGTGGAACGGCGCATCGCCCACTTGCGCCAGCGGCTGACCGCAGGGCCCGACGGCACCCAGGCGCGAGCCCTCTAG
- the bshC gene encoding bacillithiol biosynthesis cysteine-adding enzyme BshC has product MQIQSLERLEWVYPEFFVHYQRDFARVQSFFNYDPSDETAFARRAEALARSPHQPPREVVAQALVAYNASLDADEPALEAARRLADPRALVVVGGQQPGLATGPLYTVYKAVGILRWARQIEAALGRPVIPVFWLATEDHDLAECNQLHVLDERGRLHRLALPLPAAVAGGQPPVGTLPLPPAARALVAEVARLAGVPADHPALEVLEDARQRAATLGQWVGRLMARLFGRDGLVLLDPMDPTLRRLSRPLLQRAVVRREAIHRELAAAAARLRRRGYPPALDVDPAHANLFYFDGRRRAALLWQGGRFRDRQGRVAFSPAELARELESRPEAFSPNVVLRPLVQDWLLPVVGFVVGPGEAQYLAQMRDVYPLFGLEMPVLLPRPGFTLVEPAAVDRLQRYRATVGEVLQDPEGLRRRVLEGLDPLGIDARFAELRQRIKALYADLLDDLERVRPELRALGQENLGRILMQVDYLHRKTWQHHRRRHREVMRDLDWLEGSLRPLGQPQERVHNVFPYLLRFGERWLRTLLRAASPGGHQLVFLDPPAPSLAAESRGPEAHRAPVDAGRPAVG; this is encoded by the coding sequence GTGCAGATCCAGTCCTTGGAACGGCTGGAGTGGGTCTATCCGGAGTTCTTCGTCCACTACCAGCGCGACTTCGCCCGCGTGCAGTCGTTCTTCAACTACGATCCGTCCGACGAGACGGCCTTCGCGCGCCGCGCCGAGGCGCTGGCGCGGTCGCCCCACCAGCCCCCGCGGGAGGTGGTCGCCCAGGCGCTGGTGGCCTACAACGCGTCCCTGGATGCCGACGAGCCGGCCTTGGAGGCCGCCCGCCGGCTGGCCGACCCGCGGGCCCTGGTGGTGGTGGGCGGTCAGCAGCCGGGCCTGGCCACGGGCCCGCTCTACACGGTCTACAAGGCCGTGGGCATCCTGCGCTGGGCGCGCCAGATCGAGGCCGCCCTCGGGCGCCCGGTGATCCCGGTCTTCTGGTTGGCGACCGAGGACCACGACCTGGCGGAGTGCAACCAGCTCCACGTGCTGGACGAACGCGGCCGCCTGCATCGCCTGGCGCTGCCCCTCCCGGCTGCCGTCGCCGGCGGGCAGCCGCCCGTGGGCACCCTGCCGCTGCCGCCCGCCGCCCGGGCGCTGGTGGCCGAGGTGGCGCGCCTCGCCGGCGTGCCCGCCGATCATCCCGCCCTGGAGGTGCTGGAGGACGCCCGCCAGCGGGCGGCGACCCTGGGCCAGTGGGTCGGCCGTCTCATGGCCCGGCTGTTCGGCCGCGACGGGCTGGTGCTGCTGGACCCCATGGACCCCACGCTCCGCCGGCTGAGCCGGCCGCTGTTGCAGCGGGCCGTGGTGCGGCGGGAGGCGATCCACCGCGAGCTCGCCGCGGCGGCGGCGCGCCTGCGGCGGCGCGGCTACCCGCCCGCCCTGGACGTGGACCCGGCCCACGCCAACCTGTTCTACTTCGACGGCCGGCGGCGGGCGGCGCTGCTCTGGCAAGGAGGCCGGTTCCGTGATCGGCAGGGGCGCGTGGCGTTCTCCCCGGCGGAGCTGGCGCGGGAGCTGGAGTCCCGGCCGGAGGCCTTCAGCCCGAACGTGGTGCTGCGCCCGCTGGTCCAGGACTGGCTGCTGCCCGTGGTGGGCTTCGTCGTCGGGCCGGGTGAGGCCCAGTACCTGGCGCAGATGCGCGACGTGTACCCCCTCTTCGGGCTGGAGATGCCGGTGCTGTTGCCCCGCCCCGGCTTCACGCTGGTCGAGCCCGCGGCGGTGGACCGGCTCCAGCGCTACCGGGCCACGGTGGGGGAGGTGCTCCAGGATCCGGAAGGGCTGCGCCGGCGGGTCCTGGAGGGGCTCGACCCCCTGGGCATCGACGCCCGCTTCGCCGAGCTGCGGCAACGGATCAAGGCGCTCTACGCGGACCTGCTGGACGACCTGGAGCGGGTGCGGCCGGAGCTGCGCGCCCTCGGCCAGGAGAACCTGGGTCGCATCCTGATGCAGGTGGACTACCTGCACCGCAAGACGTGGCAGCACCACCGGCGCCGGCACCGGGAGGTGATGCGGGACCTGGACTGGCTGGAGGGCAGCCTGCGGCCCCTGGGCCAACCCCAGGAGCGGGTGCACAACGTCTTCCCCTACCTCCTGCGGTTCGGGGAGCGCTGGCTGCGCACGCTGCTGCGCGCAGCCAGCCCCGGCGGCCACCAGCTGGTCTTCCTCGATCCGCCCGCCCCGTCCCTGGCGGCCGAGTCCCGGGGGCCGGAAGCCCACCGAGCTCCGGTGGATGCGGGGAGGCCGGCGGTGGGGTGA
- a CDS encoding YigZ family protein, translating into MSIRGRPAGGASSGRPVWPAPAGGPSAFRSVRREAEVGLAIRRSRFVAHVAPVDGVAEARAWLEAARALHPRATHHVPAFVAGFRGEERWCSDGGEPPGTAGRPVLEVLERQGVVQVAVLVARYFGGTKLGAAGLVRAYADACAAGLREAGLVTFRRGRRGRVVAPYATYGPLRAWLQGRGVRVLAEGFGVHVTLELWVPEDQVAALATEVADRSAGAARWEPGPWEYRAADAVG; encoded by the coding sequence GTGAGCATCCGGGGCCGCCCGGCGGGAGGCGCGTCGTCTGGGCGGCCGGTGTGGCCGGCGCCGGCCGGCGGCCCGTCCGCCTTCCGCTCGGTGCGCCGCGAGGCCGAGGTCGGGCTGGCCATCCGACGGTCGCGTTTCGTCGCCCACGTGGCGCCGGTGGACGGGGTCGCCGAAGCCCGGGCATGGCTGGAGGCGGCGCGAGCCCTCCACCCCCGGGCGACGCACCATGTCCCCGCCTTCGTGGCTGGGTTCCGCGGCGAGGAGCGCTGGTGCAGCGACGGCGGCGAGCCGCCGGGCACGGCGGGGCGTCCGGTCCTCGAGGTCCTGGAGCGCCAGGGCGTGGTGCAGGTGGCGGTCCTCGTCGCCCGCTACTTCGGCGGGACCAAGTTGGGGGCCGCAGGGCTGGTGCGCGCGTACGCCGACGCCTGTGCAGCGGGGCTGCGGGAGGCCGGGCTGGTGACCTTCCGCCGCGGGCGGCGAGGGCGCGTGGTCGCACCCTATGCGACCTATGGGCCGCTGCGGGCGTGGCTCCAAGGGCGGGGAGTCCGGGTCCTGGCCGAGGGATTCGGCGTGCACGTGACGCTGGAGCTCTGGGTGCCCGAGGACCAGGTCGCCGCCCTGGCGACCGAGGTGGCCGACCGTTCCGCGGGGGCCGCGCGCTGGGAACCCGGTCCGTGGGAGTATCGTGCGGCGGATGCCGTCGGCTGA
- a CDS encoding DEAD/DEAH box helicase: MPLTLSQVLEQLRTDPAWVAGIQAWEVEPAQPGRFAPPPPTLDGRLVQWLRRRGIDRLYSHQAEAVAASLAGDDVVVVTPTASGKTLCYTLPVLQRILERPSSRALFLFPTKALAQDQYAALQQAIDELGLDLKAYTYDGDTPEAARRAIRAAGQVVITNPDMLHAGILPYHTRWVNLFENLEYVVVDELHHYRGVFGSHVANVLRRLFRICAFYGSRPRVVACSATIANPGEHARRLLGRPVRVIAESGAPRGERHLIVYNPPVVNAQLGIRRGVLQEARRWAERFLKNGIPTIVFARTRLAVEVLLTYLRHAMGDRSERVRGYRGGYLPNQRREIERGLRSGEVLGVVATNALELGIDIGSLQAAVLAGYPGSVASFWQQAGRAGRRQEAAVAVLVASSSPLDQYIARHPRFLLEQPVEAAFIHPDNLYILVSHIQCAAFELPFRAGERFGDQPVDDVLTFLEEQGLVHRSGDRWHWISDTFPAHEISLRSAAEENVVIIDTSRGARVIGEVDRFSAPLLVHEQAIYIHEGEQYQVERLDFAENKAYVRPVRVDYYTDAHLAVDLKVLDCFASRPVPGGEASRGEVAVIARATLFKKIKLFTHENVGWGRIHLPELEMHTAACWVTLADEPAGMEPAVLQAGLQGLAYLLGHLAPLYLLCDRRDLGTVAQLRSPFTGRPTLFLYDAYPGGVGLAEKAYDILPLLWQAAAEAVAACPCEAGCPACTGPETESGPGAKAAARRLLALLAPPQATAPPAGRRWAALPSPPAAGSLPAPLPPGPGAVRGEGERR; this comes from the coding sequence GTGCCCTTGACCTTGAGCCAGGTGCTGGAGCAGCTGCGCACCGACCCCGCCTGGGTGGCGGGCATCCAGGCCTGGGAGGTGGAACCGGCCCAGCCGGGCCGCTTCGCGCCCCCGCCGCCTACCCTCGATGGGCGCCTCGTCCAGTGGCTGCGGCGGCGGGGGATCGACCGGCTCTACAGCCACCAGGCGGAGGCGGTGGCGGCCAGCCTGGCGGGGGACGACGTGGTGGTGGTCACCCCGACGGCGTCGGGCAAGACCCTCTGCTACACCCTGCCCGTGCTGCAGCGCATCTTGGAGCGGCCGTCGTCCCGCGCGCTCTTCCTCTTCCCCACCAAGGCGCTGGCCCAGGACCAGTACGCCGCCCTTCAGCAGGCCATCGACGAGCTCGGCCTCGACCTCAAGGCGTACACCTACGATGGGGACACGCCGGAGGCGGCGCGCCGGGCGATCCGGGCCGCCGGACAGGTGGTGATCACCAACCCCGACATGCTGCACGCGGGCATCCTCCCCTACCATACACGCTGGGTCAACCTGTTCGAGAACCTGGAGTACGTGGTGGTCGACGAGCTCCACCACTACCGCGGCGTCTTCGGCAGCCACGTGGCCAACGTCCTGCGCCGCCTCTTCCGGATCTGCGCCTTCTACGGGTCGCGCCCGCGGGTGGTGGCGTGCTCCGCCACCATCGCGAACCCGGGCGAGCACGCCCGGCGTCTCCTGGGGCGGCCGGTGCGGGTGATCGCCGAGAGCGGCGCGCCCCGGGGCGAGCGGCACCTGATCGTCTACAACCCGCCGGTGGTCAACGCCCAGCTGGGCATCCGGCGGGGGGTGCTGCAGGAGGCGCGGCGCTGGGCGGAGCGGTTCTTGAAGAACGGCATCCCGACCATCGTCTTCGCCCGCACCCGCCTGGCGGTGGAGGTCCTCCTGACCTACCTGCGGCACGCCATGGGCGACCGGTCCGAACGGGTGCGGGGGTATCGCGGCGGCTACCTGCCCAACCAGCGCCGGGAGATCGAGCGCGGGTTGCGCTCGGGGGAGGTGCTGGGGGTGGTGGCGACCAACGCCCTGGAGCTGGGCATCGACATCGGCTCCCTGCAGGCCGCGGTGCTGGCGGGCTACCCCGGCAGCGTGGCCAGCTTCTGGCAACAGGCCGGCCGCGCCGGGCGGCGCCAGGAGGCCGCCGTGGCGGTGCTGGTCGCCTCCTCGAGCCCCCTCGACCAGTACATCGCCCGTCACCCGCGCTTTTTGCTGGAGCAGCCGGTGGAGGCCGCGTTCATCCACCCGGACAACCTGTACATCCTGGTCAGCCACATCCAGTGCGCCGCCTTCGAGCTGCCCTTCCGGGCGGGGGAGCGCTTCGGCGACCAGCCGGTGGACGACGTGCTGACCTTCCTGGAGGAGCAGGGCCTGGTGCACCGCTCCGGCGACCGGTGGCACTGGATCAGCGACACCTTCCCCGCCCACGAGATCAGCCTGCGGTCGGCGGCGGAGGAGAACGTGGTGATCATCGACACCAGCCGCGGCGCCCGGGTGATCGGCGAGGTCGACCGCTTCTCGGCGCCCCTGCTGGTCCACGAGCAGGCGATCTACATCCACGAGGGCGAGCAGTACCAGGTGGAGCGGCTGGACTTCGCCGAGAACAAGGCCTACGTGCGACCGGTGCGGGTGGACTACTACACCGACGCCCACCTGGCCGTGGACCTGAAGGTGCTGGACTGCTTCGCCAGCCGGCCGGTGCCCGGCGGCGAGGCGTCCCGGGGCGAGGTGGCGGTGATCGCCCGGGCGACGCTGTTCAAGAAGATCAAGCTGTTCACCCACGAGAACGTGGGCTGGGGCCGGATCCACCTCCCCGAGCTGGAGATGCACACCGCCGCCTGCTGGGTCACCCTGGCGGACGAACCGGCGGGGATGGAGCCCGCGGTGCTGCAGGCGGGCCTGCAGGGGCTGGCGTATCTGCTGGGTCACCTGGCCCCGCTCTATTTGCTCTGCGACCGCCGCGACCTGGGCACGGTGGCGCAGCTGCGCTCGCCCTTCACCGGCCGGCCGACGCTGTTCCTCTACGATGCCTATCCCGGCGGCGTCGGCCTGGCGGAGAAGGCGTACGACATCCTGCCCTTGCTCTGGCAGGCGGCGGCGGAGGCGGTGGCGGCCTGCCCCTGCGAGGCCGGGTGCCCGGCCTGCACGGGGCCGGAGACGGAGAGCGGCCCGGGGGCGAAGGCGGCGGCCCGGCGGCTGCTGGCCCTGCTGGCCCCGCCGCAGGCCACGGCGCCGCCGGCCGGACGACGATGGGCCGCGCTGCCGTCACCCCCGGCGGCGGGCTCCCTCCCGGCCCCGCTCCCGCCGGGCCCCGGCGCCGTCCGCGGCGAGGGGGAGCGGCGATGA
- a CDS encoding AAA family ATPase — MRERWREIALGAGLGVAAFLLLRLPVGQWLPLLLLAGLVLYVFRMGLLPGTGRGPVAHAVEATGVTFDDIGGQAAAKQELKEALEFLRRPKEAQRFGIRPIKGILLAGPPGTGKTLLAKAAATYTDSAFLATSGSAFVEVYAGVGAQRVREVFAEVRRLARRQGKQSAILFIDEIEVLAGKRGRHTSHLEYDQTLNQLLVELDGIRPEDDVQVLVMAATNRPDLMDDALLRPGRFDRIVRVELPDREAREQILRIHMRGKPLASDVDLGQVAQETFGFSGAHLESVCNEAAILAMRAGAPAIAMEHLREAIEKVMMGERLDRRPGEEERRRIAVHECGHALVAEILRPGSVASVTITSRGQALGYVRQRPDEDRFLQTQDQMEDTICIALAGSQAERLLLGRPSTGASADFQQAVELARRMVEDGMTPLGVVARDVLPPAALHRAVSRVLRRQEQRARALLGEFSDGLRAAAERLLERERLTSAEFRRLVGLPPLPHASAEPAAGDGPSGRGRGEGATAGGQGSGDRDGGGSGVADEPGSRGRRQAPRDAAGD; from the coding sequence GTGAGGGAGCGGTGGCGTGAGATCGCCCTGGGGGCCGGCCTGGGCGTGGCGGCGTTCCTGCTCCTGCGCCTGCCGGTGGGCCAGTGGCTGCCCCTGCTGCTGCTGGCGGGGCTTGTGCTCTACGTGTTCCGGATGGGCCTGCTGCCCGGGACAGGCCGCGGTCCGGTGGCCCATGCGGTGGAGGCCACCGGCGTCACCTTCGACGACATCGGCGGCCAGGCGGCCGCCAAGCAGGAGCTCAAGGAGGCCCTGGAGTTCCTGCGTCGGCCCAAGGAGGCCCAGCGCTTCGGCATCCGCCCGATCAAGGGCATCCTGCTGGCGGGGCCGCCCGGCACCGGCAAGACCCTGCTGGCGAAGGCGGCGGCCACCTACACGGACTCCGCCTTCCTCGCCACCTCGGGATCGGCCTTCGTCGAGGTGTATGCGGGCGTCGGCGCCCAGCGGGTGCGCGAGGTGTTCGCCGAGGTCCGGCGCCTGGCGCGCCGGCAGGGCAAGCAGAGCGCCATCCTGTTCATCGACGAGATCGAGGTGCTGGCCGGCAAGCGCGGCCGCCACACGTCCCACCTGGAGTACGACCAGACCCTCAACCAGCTGCTGGTGGAGCTCGACGGCATCCGGCCCGAGGACGACGTCCAGGTCCTGGTCATGGCGGCGACGAACCGGCCCGACCTGATGGACGACGCCCTCCTGCGGCCCGGCCGCTTCGACCGCATCGTGCGGGTGGAGCTGCCCGATCGCGAGGCGCGCGAGCAGATCCTGCGCATCCACATGCGCGGCAAGCCGCTGGCGTCTGACGTGGACCTCGGGCAGGTCGCCCAGGAGACCTTCGGCTTCTCCGGTGCCCACCTGGAGAGCGTGTGCAACGAGGCGGCGATCCTCGCCATGCGGGCCGGCGCCCCCGCCATCGCCATGGAGCACCTGCGCGAGGCCATCGAGAAGGTGATGATGGGCGAGCGGCTGGATCGGCGGCCCGGGGAGGAGGAGCGCCGGCGCATCGCCGTCCACGAGTGCGGGCACGCGCTGGTGGCGGAGATCCTCCGCCCGGGTTCGGTGGCCAGCGTCACCATCACCTCGCGGGGGCAGGCCCTGGGGTACGTGCGCCAGCGACCCGACGAGGACCGGTTCCTCCAGACCCAGGACCAGATGGAGGACACGATCTGCATCGCCCTGGCCGGTTCCCAGGCGGAGCGCCTGCTGCTCGGGCGGCCGAGCACCGGCGCCAGCGCCGACTTCCAGCAGGCCGTCGAGCTGGCCCGGCGCATGGTGGAAGACGGCATGACGCCGCTGGGGGTGGTGGCGCGGGACGTGCTGCCCCCCGCCGCCCTCCACCGGGCGGTGAGCCGCGTGTTGCGCCGGCAGGAGCAGCGGGCCCGGGCGCTGCTGGGCGAGTTCAGCGACGGGCTGCGGGCGGCGGCCGAGCGGCTGCTGGAACGGGAGCGGCTGACCTCGGCGGAGTTCCGGCGCCTGGTGGGGCTGCCGCCCCTGCCCCATGCGTCGGCCGAGCCGGCCGCGGGGGACGGACCTTCCGGCCGCGGGCGGGGCGAGGGGGCGACCGCCGGCGGCCAAGGGTCCGGGGATCGCGACGGCGGCGGTTCCGGCGTGGCGGACGAACCGGGTTCCCGCGGCCGGCGCCAGGCGCCGCGCGACGCCGCGGGCGACTGA
- a CDS encoding competence/damage-inducible protein A, which translates to MVNAEIVCVGTELLLGETVNTHAAFLSQRLAAYGIDVYHHVTVGDNLARLEAALRQAAQRAGIVIVTGGLGPTGDDLTREAIARVAGRPLVLDPAVLAGIERYFAARGRPMAPGNRKQALFPAGSHVLPNAHGTAPGFVLEWAPGRWFVALPGPPRELRPMVDGPLVPFLQRWSRSAGGVRLLRRVLRVAGLGESEVEHRLADLFAGQGPVTLATYAKDGEVHLRLAVKVASAEGAAAAPGRSVPAHRQGPGAASDGRADADRGGAGDGAGAPGTWAAPAQGGGPAAAGGGAGGREPWVLREPEALRQLDALTAEIRRRLGEHVYGQDEETLEQAVGRLLRERGETVAVAESCTGGRVADRLTDVPGSSAYVLAGVVAYANQAKVQALGVSPHDLTRFGAVSEPVARAMATGVRRFFGADWGVATTGIAGPGGGTPEKPVGTVYVAVDGPGGTRVERHRWAGDRQAVKTRTAQAALLLLYRALVRAGPSARGR; encoded by the coding sequence ATGGTCAACGCCGAGATCGTCTGCGTCGGTACCGAGCTCCTGCTGGGCGAGACGGTCAACACCCATGCCGCCTTCCTCTCCCAGCGGCTCGCGGCCTACGGCATCGACGTCTACCACCACGTCACGGTGGGGGACAACCTAGCCCGCCTGGAGGCGGCCCTGCGCCAGGCCGCCCAGCGGGCGGGCATCGTCATCGTCACCGGGGGCCTGGGTCCGACGGGCGACGACCTGACCCGGGAGGCCATCGCCCGCGTGGCGGGACGGCCCCTGGTGCTGGATCCCGCGGTCCTGGCCGGCATCGAGCGGTACTTCGCCGCCCGGGGCCGACCGATGGCCCCGGGCAACCGCAAGCAAGCCCTCTTCCCCGCCGGCAGCCACGTGCTGCCCAACGCCCACGGCACGGCCCCCGGATTCGTGCTGGAGTGGGCGCCGGGCCGCTGGTTCGTGGCCCTGCCGGGACCGCCGCGGGAGCTGCGGCCCATGGTGGACGGACCGCTGGTGCCCTTCCTGCAGCGGTGGTCCCGGTCCGCGGGCGGGGTGCGCCTGCTGCGGCGGGTGCTGCGGGTGGCCGGCCTGGGCGAGAGCGAGGTGGAGCACCGCCTGGCGGATCTCTTCGCCGGCCAGGGACCGGTGACCCTGGCCACCTACGCCAAGGACGGCGAGGTCCACCTGCGCCTGGCGGTCAAGGTGGCGTCGGCCGAGGGGGCGGCGGCCGCACCCGGAAGGAGCGTCCCCGCCCACCGGCAGGGGCCGGGCGCTGCGTCGGACGGACGGGCGGATGCCGACCGCGGCGGGGCCGGGGACGGCGCGGGTGCGCCGGGGACGTGGGCCGCGCCGGCGCAGGGCGGCGGGCCGGCGGCGGCTGGGGGCGGCGCCGGCGGCCGCGAACCCTGGGTGCTGCGGGAACCCGAGGCGCTGCGGCAGCTGGACGCGCTGACCGCCGAGATCCGGCGCCGCCTGGGCGAGCACGTCTACGGGCAGGACGAGGAGACCCTCGAGCAGGCGGTGGGCCGCCTGCTGCGGGAGCGCGGCGAGACCGTCGCCGTGGCCGAGTCCTGCACCGGTGGACGCGTCGCCGACCGGCTGACCGACGTACCCGGCAGCTCCGCCTACGTGCTGGCCGGCGTGGTCGCCTACGCCAACCAGGCCAAGGTGCAGGCGCTGGGCGTCAGCCCCCACGACCTGACGCGGTTCGGTGCGGTCAGCGAGCCGGTGGCCCGCGCCATGGCGACGGGGGTCCGCCGGTTCTTCGGCGCCGACTGGGGCGTGGCCACCACGGGCATCGCCGGCCCGGGGGGAGGGACGCCGGAGAAGCCCGTGGGAACGGTCTACGTGGCGGTGGACGGGCCGGGCGGCACCCGGGTCGAGCGCCACCGCTGGGCCGGGGACCGGCAGGCGGTCAAAACCCGGACGGCGCAAGCGGCGCTGCTCCTGCTCTACCGCGCGTTGGTGCGCGCCGGACCCTCCGCCCGGGGCCGCTGA